From Parasphaerochaeta coccoides DSM 17374, a single genomic window includes:
- a CDS encoding ABC transporter permease has product MIEGIFVDGLIFAIMVIGILITFRILDFPDMTCDGSLAAGAAVAAMSITGGWGIGVGLLLAFFVGVAAGTVTAIIHTKLKVPGLLAGILTMTMLYSINLRILGNRANVPLLRIETLYTLLPRIFSFLSPEWAALTGTFLALIILKVIIDVFFRTDLGLALGAMGSNEQMIISQGMNPDVLKMIGIGLANGLIALSGGLLAQYQGFADANLGQGMLVQGLAAIMIGDFLFSSNKISFITLRVVIGALIYKALMFFGRKYGYLVGITPNDFKLLTGLLVIASLLIAKTRSQASSSGARKRALLRNKRKHAAEVQRQEENTHA; this is encoded by the coding sequence ATGATTGAAGGTATTTTCGTTGATGGCCTGATTTTCGCAATCATGGTCATCGGTATCCTGATTACCTTCAGGATACTGGATTTTCCGGACATGACATGCGATGGCAGCCTGGCTGCTGGCGCGGCTGTCGCGGCAATGAGCATCACGGGCGGATGGGGCATCGGAGTTGGCCTTCTTCTGGCGTTTTTCGTAGGCGTGGCAGCTGGAACCGTAACGGCCATCATACACACCAAGCTGAAGGTACCTGGACTGCTCGCCGGCATCCTCACCATGACCATGCTTTATTCCATAAACCTGCGGATACTGGGAAACCGCGCCAATGTCCCTTTGCTCCGCATCGAAACATTGTATACCCTCCTGCCCCGTATATTCTCTTTCCTTTCCCCTGAATGGGCAGCATTGACGGGAACGTTCCTTGCCCTCATCATCTTGAAGGTAATCATAGATGTGTTTTTCCGCACCGACCTGGGGCTGGCTCTCGGCGCCATGGGAAGCAATGAACAAATGATCATCAGCCAAGGGATGAACCCTGATGTCCTCAAGATGATCGGCATTGGGCTTGCCAACGGACTGATTGCCCTCTCCGGCGGCCTGCTTGCCCAATACCAAGGCTTTGCCGACGCAAACCTTGGACAGGGCATGTTGGTTCAGGGGCTGGCAGCCATCATGATCGGAGACTTCCTTTTTTCATCAAACAAGATATCATTCATCACCCTGAGAGTCGTCATCGGTGCCCTGATTTACAAGGCTCTTATGTTCTTCGGGCGGAAATACGGTTATCTGGTAGGAATCACGCCCAATGATTTCAAGCTGCTCACCGGACTTTTGGTCATCGCATCCCTGCTCATCGCCAAGACACGGAGCCAGGCTTCATCATCAGGAGCGCGAAAAAGAGCATTGCTCCGCAATAAACGGAAACACGCCGCCGAAGTCCAACGCCAGGAGGAGAACACCCATGCTTGA
- a CDS encoding ABC transporter ATP-binding protein, translated as MLELKDISKVFYPGTVNEKLALDSVSLNIAQGDVVCIVGSNGSGKSTLFNIVCGTYPVTGGTIHFNGEDVTHKPEYRRARTIGRIFQDPTKGTAAGMSVEDNLITALTKGMRGLKFSLNNERREFFREQLIPLGLDTRLKDNVGLLSGGQRQALTLLMTVLSQPKMLLLDEHTAALDPGNAQVVMNMTEHFISQFNLTALMITHNMQHAIDFGTRLVMMDEGTIILDVSGEEKKKLTVLKLVELFKSIKNKTYASDEALLTL; from the coding sequence ATGCTTGAACTGAAAGATATCTCCAAGGTCTTCTATCCCGGTACTGTCAACGAGAAGCTCGCCCTTGATTCCGTTTCCCTGAATATTGCGCAGGGTGATGTCGTCTGCATAGTCGGAAGCAATGGTTCAGGCAAAAGCACGTTGTTCAATATTGTCTGCGGCACGTATCCCGTGACCGGAGGAACGATACATTTCAATGGTGAGGACGTGACTCACAAGCCGGAGTACAGGAGGGCGCGGACAATCGGCCGCATATTCCAGGATCCGACCAAAGGAACTGCCGCGGGAATGTCGGTCGAAGACAACCTGATTACTGCCCTGACCAAGGGAATGAGAGGGTTGAAGTTCAGCCTGAACAATGAAAGGCGTGAATTTTTCCGCGAACAGTTGATCCCTCTTGGTCTGGATACCCGCCTCAAGGACAATGTAGGACTCCTTTCCGGAGGACAGCGACAGGCGCTCACCCTTTTGATGACAGTCCTGAGCCAGCCTAAGATGCTCCTTCTGGACGAACATACCGCAGCGCTTGATCCGGGCAATGCCCAGGTTGTCATGAACATGACCGAACATTTCATCAGCCAGTTCAACCTGACTGCCCTGATGATTACCCACAACATGCAACATGCCATAGATTTCGGTACAAGGCTGGTCATGATGGATGAAGGTACAATCATCTTGGATGTTTCAGGAGAAGAAAAGAAAAAGCTCACTGTCCTGAAGCTGGTCGAGCTGTTCAAATCCATCAAGAACAAGACATATGCTTCGGATGAAGCCTTGCTGACATTGTAA
- a CDS encoding MATE family efflux transporter translates to MHKHTIRIPQEQLLFSRQYLISLILPLIAEQVLAITIGLADTMMVSQSGEAAVSGVSLVDSLSNLFIQLFGAFATGGAVISSQYLGQKNQIHASLAAKQLIYVSLFSAVALIAFGIPFRPIILRTIFGDIEGQVMRPAVHYFLFVLLSFPGLAIFNSCAALFRSMGNSKATMKVSLLMNVIHITGNAWLIFGMGLGVMGAGISTFVARSTAAIIMLVMIHKKRHPIHVDNIFAFEWRPILIKKILRIAVPSGIENSMFQIGKLSVQSLTASFGTVALAANAISSALAGFSNIPGNAIGLASITVIGQCVGAGEYRQVSYYSKRFIILVYASVFALCVPMLFLAHPLIQLFHVSEAASTLAEQVLMLNLLVSLVFWPPSFTVGNFLRATGDARFTMTISMLSMWVFRVGLSYLFASFGWGLQGVWIAMYVDWLVRGIAFSSRLINGGWKNKQVV, encoded by the coding sequence GTGCATAAACATACAATCAGAATACCACAGGAGCAATTACTTTTTTCCCGTCAGTATCTGATAAGCCTGATACTCCCTCTCATAGCGGAGCAGGTTCTTGCCATAACCATTGGTCTGGCAGATACCATGATGGTTTCCCAGAGCGGGGAAGCGGCGGTAAGCGGCGTCTCCTTGGTTGATTCCCTCAGCAATCTGTTCATCCAGCTTTTCGGAGCCTTTGCCACCGGTGGTGCTGTCATATCTTCCCAGTACTTGGGACAGAAGAATCAGATTCACGCATCCCTCGCCGCAAAACAGCTCATCTATGTGTCGTTGTTTTCTGCCGTCGCGCTGATTGCTTTCGGCATTCCGTTCCGACCTATCATCCTGCGTACCATCTTTGGTGACATCGAGGGACAGGTGATGCGACCGGCGGTGCATTATTTTCTCTTTGTCCTGCTTTCTTTTCCCGGACTGGCCATCTTCAATAGCTGCGCAGCCCTCTTTCGCTCCATGGGCAACAGCAAGGCGACGATGAAGGTGTCACTGCTTATGAACGTAATACATATCACAGGTAACGCATGGCTTATCTTCGGCATGGGGCTTGGTGTCATGGGTGCCGGTATCTCGACATTCGTTGCCCGGAGTACTGCCGCCATCATCATGTTGGTCATGATACACAAAAAACGTCATCCCATACATGTGGACAACATCTTTGCCTTTGAATGGCGTCCCATCCTCATCAAAAAAATCCTGCGCATCGCAGTGCCGAGTGGCATAGAGAACAGCATGTTCCAAATCGGCAAGCTTTCGGTTCAAAGTCTGACGGCTAGTTTCGGCACTGTCGCCCTGGCAGCAAATGCCATCTCATCCGCGCTTGCGGGTTTCAGCAACATACCGGGCAATGCAATCGGGCTTGCCTCGATAACTGTCATCGGCCAATGCGTAGGAGCCGGGGAATACCGCCAGGTTTCCTATTATTCCAAACGATTCATCATCCTTGTCTATGCCTCGGTCTTCGCCCTGTGCGTTCCCATGCTGTTCCTCGCCCATCCATTGATCCAGCTTTTCCATGTAAGCGAGGCCGCCAGCACCCTTGCGGAACAGGTGCTGATGCTCAATCTGTTGGTGAGCCTTGTCTTCTGGCCACCATCCTTCACCGTGGGCAACTTCCTCAGAGCAACAGGCGACGCACGTTTCACCATGACCATCAGCATGCTTTCCATGTGGGTGTTCAGGGTTGGCCTGAGTTACCTTTTCGCCAGCTTCGGATGGGGTTTGCAGGGGGTATGGATAGCTATGTACGTTGACTGGTTGGTGCGGGGAATAGCCTTCTCCTCCCGTTTAATCAATGGCGGATGGAAAAACAAGCAGGTCGTCTGA
- the rsfS gene encoding ribosome silencing factor, with amino-acid sequence MSGQRKDVAEKIVSFINDHKGMDTVLLDVSGRCSFADFFIVTTVSSIGHLNGIVHNLWGELQKIGVDVSNRHKTPGEDGWELVDGGDIIIHLMSSPMREFYGIEKLWAGAAVPKSDEGKDESKTEEV; translated from the coding sequence ATGAGTGGACAACGCAAGGATGTCGCGGAGAAAATTGTCAGTTTCATCAATGACCACAAGGGTATGGACACCGTCCTGCTCGATGTCAGTGGCAGGTGTAGCTTCGCTGATTTCTTCATTGTCACGACGGTTTCCAGCATCGGACACCTGAACGGTATCGTACACAATCTGTGGGGCGAACTTCAGAAGATAGGAGTGGACGTTTCAAACCGCCACAAGACACCCGGTGAAGATGGCTGGGAGCTGGTTGACGGCGGTGACATCATCATCCATCTGATGAGTTCTCCCATGCGCGAATTTTATGGCATCGAGAAGCTCTGGGCGGGGGCTGCTGTTCCTAAGTCGGATGAAGGAAAAGACGAAAGCAAAACGGAAGAAGTGTAA
- a CDS encoding metal-dependent phosphohydrolase, with amino-acid sequence MSLNIDFTELENYVTTHLTSRRAVHSINCGRTMERIFKIFPGLVDDYGIQAAMCIGLMHDIAREWQTENLTAYVREHHISTEAEEDASPVLLHAPVGAHLSLGLIPDFPDTWATAIRWHTLGSVSMGRLGAALFIADYLEPLRTYITNKEREDFLSLPSLENIVLALILRDDAWHKAKGIVPAGVTSELREFLEQGGYFQ; translated from the coding sequence ATGTCCTTGAACATAGACTTTACGGAGCTTGAAAACTACGTCACCACCCATCTGACTTCCCGGAGAGCCGTCCATTCAATTAACTGTGGCCGTACAATGGAACGTATCTTCAAGATTTTCCCTGGCCTTGTTGATGACTATGGAATCCAAGCCGCCATGTGCATAGGGCTGATGCATGACATTGCACGGGAATGGCAGACGGAAAATCTTACCGCGTATGTGAGGGAGCATCATATCTCCACGGAGGCGGAAGAAGATGCGTCTCCGGTTTTGCTGCACGCTCCGGTCGGAGCGCATCTATCACTGGGCTTGATTCCTGATTTCCCCGATACATGGGCCACGGCCATCCGGTGGCATACCCTTGGCTCTGTCTCAATGGGACGCTTGGGGGCTGCCCTGTTCATTGCGGATTATCTTGAACCATTGCGGACCTACATCACAAACAAGGAAAGGGAGGACTTTCTTTCATTGCCCAGTCTGGAGAATATCGTCCTGGCTCTCATTCTCAGGGATGATGCATGGCACAAGGCAAAAGGCATTGTCCCAGCTGGCGTCACTTCGGAACTACGGGAATTCCTGGAGCAGGGAGGCTACTTCCAATGA
- the nadD gene encoding nicotinate (nicotinamide) nucleotide adenylyltransferase: MDIRIPKRAIIGGSFDPVHLGHLHLIHSIYESTGISRITLIPAFINNFKQDAKPAAPAHRRCEMLHLALTAYPALYPDDCALRLDVDEREIRRGGVSYTVDTVEALRKEDKMEDGERLGLVIGDDLIAGLDRWHRFSELATQVVFLICRRLPKKPALPLPRQACAIYIDNPVHEDSSSMVRRKAASGADVSGLSAYLPGEVARYVLEHRLYGA; this comes from the coding sequence ATGGACATACGCATACCAAAAAGAGCCATCATTGGCGGCAGTTTTGACCCTGTACACCTGGGACATCTCCATCTTATCCATAGCATCTACGAGAGCACGGGGATATCCCGCATCACCCTGATTCCAGCGTTCATCAATAATTTCAAGCAGGATGCAAAACCAGCCGCTCCTGCCCATAGAAGATGTGAGATGCTCCATCTTGCCCTTACAGCATATCCCGCTCTCTATCCTGATGATTGTGCCTTGCGTCTTGACGTGGATGAACGGGAAATCCGGCGTGGTGGCGTTTCCTATACAGTGGACACTGTCGAGGCGTTGCGCAAAGAAGATAAGATGGAAGACGGAGAGAGGCTGGGGCTCGTCATTGGAGATGATTTGATTGCCGGATTGGACAGATGGCATCGTTTTTCGGAACTTGCCACTCAAGTCGTGTTCCTCATCTGTCGCAGACTGCCGAAAAAACCCGCTCTCCCATTACCTCGCCAAGCCTGTGCAATCTACATTGACAATCCTGTCCATGAAGATTCTTCCTCCATGGTTCGCAGGAAAGCCGCCTCTGGAGCCGATGTCTCCGGACTATCCGCATATCTGCCTGGGGAGGTGGCGCGTTATGTCCTTGAACATAGACTTTACGGAGCTTGA
- the obgE gene encoding GTPase ObgE, whose protein sequence is MIGFSDETYIDVASGNGGNGCVSFRREKYVPMGGPDGGDGGKGGDVVFVVRNNLRTLSHLKKERHFRAETGRNGSGQRKYGRDGNDIEIPVPPGTVIKDARSGEVIKDLTNEERWVFLKGGRGGQGNWHFRSSTRQAPRFAQPGEPGQEMRIGVELQIIADLGFVGFPNAGKSSLLNLLTNARAKVAGYPFTTRIPQLGMFRYGDHDVVLADIPGIIEGASEGAGMGFKFLKHISRTIGLVFLVDLSDDNYLTAYAALKGELGAYAPELLEKKHVIIGTKLDEDGTAERLEEVRTAYPDVPVYGLSIYMDDTLPAIQQAFIGMVTEAENQAKKRNFVEGGFIFSPDFNAHYADVPHDAAEVEKE, encoded by the coding sequence ATGATTGGTTTTTCAGATGAGACGTATATAGATGTTGCCTCCGGAAACGGAGGCAACGGTTGTGTTTCCTTTCGTAGGGAGAAATATGTCCCTATGGGCGGTCCCGACGGAGGAGACGGAGGCAAAGGCGGAGATGTCGTGTTCGTCGTCCGCAATAATCTTCGTACACTTTCTCATTTGAAAAAAGAACGCCATTTCCGCGCTGAAACAGGACGCAACGGCTCAGGCCAGCGCAAGTATGGCAGGGATGGCAATGACATTGAGATTCCTGTTCCTCCCGGTACCGTCATCAAGGATGCCCGGAGCGGAGAAGTAATCAAAGATTTGACCAACGAAGAACGCTGGGTTTTCCTCAAGGGAGGCCGTGGCGGACAGGGTAACTGGCATTTCCGCTCGTCTACCCGCCAGGCTCCACGCTTCGCCCAGCCGGGAGAACCCGGACAGGAAATGCGGATAGGCGTGGAACTCCAGATTATCGCCGACCTCGGCTTTGTCGGATTTCCCAACGCAGGCAAGTCGTCGCTTCTGAATCTGCTGACCAATGCCCGCGCAAAGGTCGCCGGATACCCCTTTACTACCCGTATCCCTCAGCTTGGCATGTTCCGTTATGGCGACCATGATGTGGTTCTGGCTGATATTCCAGGAATCATCGAAGGCGCAAGCGAAGGCGCCGGCATGGGCTTCAAGTTCCTCAAGCATATCAGCCGCACCATCGGCTTGGTCTTCCTTGTTGATTTGTCTGATGACAATTACCTGACGGCATATGCCGCGCTGAAAGGCGAGCTTGGCGCGTATGCTCCTGAGCTTCTGGAAAAAAAACATGTCATCATCGGAACCAAACTGGATGAAGATGGCACGGCGGAGCGTCTGGAGGAAGTCCGTACCGCATATCCCGATGTTCCGGTATATGGACTTTCCATATATATGGATGACACACTGCCCGCTATCCAGCAGGCGTTCATAGGCATGGTGACCGAAGCGGAAAACCAAGCAAAGAAACGGAACTTTGTGGAAGGGGGGTTCATCTTTTCACCGGATTTCAATGCTCATTATGCTGATGTTCCCCATGATGCGGCAGAAGTCGAAAAGGAGTAA
- the rpmA gene encoding 50S ribosomal protein L27: MAHKKGGGSSRNGRDSHSQRLGVKRFGGQLVKGGEIIVRQHGTNFHPGENVGLGSDYTLFAKIGGTVLFHERKNRKYVSIVNE, from the coding sequence ATGGCACATAAGAAAGGTGGCGGCAGCAGCCGCAACGGACGCGATTCCCATTCACAGAGACTTGGCGTGAAGCGTTTTGGCGGCCAGCTCGTCAAGGGCGGTGAGATTATCGTCCGCCAGCATGGAACTAATTTCCATCCTGGAGAGAATGTCGGACTTGGTTCCGATTACACGCTTTTTGCAAAAATCGGCGGCACGGTTCTTTTCCATGAAAGGAAAAATCGCAAGTACGTCAGCATCGTGAACGAATAG
- the rplU gene encoding 50S ribosomal protein L21, producing MYALVEILGKQYKVLEGVTVQVDKIDRMEEGEKLEYTAVLAIVDEKNAKFGAPYVQGAKVVATLVTEEVKGDKVKVYKFHRRKGYRRTQGHRQKYSLIKIEQIIA from the coding sequence ATGTATGCATTGGTAGAGATTCTCGGAAAGCAGTACAAGGTACTCGAAGGTGTTACCGTCCAGGTTGATAAAATCGACAGGATGGAGGAAGGCGAAAAGCTGGAGTACACCGCTGTGCTTGCGATTGTAGATGAAAAGAACGCTAAGTTCGGCGCTCCGTATGTCCAGGGAGCGAAGGTTGTCGCTACTCTCGTCACTGAAGAAGTGAAGGGAGACAAGGTGAAGGTGTACAAGTTCCATCGCCGCAAAGGGTATCGCAGAACCCAGGGGCATCGGCAGAAGTATTCCCTCATCAAGATCGAGCAGATCATCGCATAA
- a CDS encoding TetR/AcrR family transcriptional regulator, which produces MIFMNTPTITGGGYPPMKEKLILVTLDLAARKGLDVTSLADIADAAGIRKASIFSHFSSREELVGELFSYCSALASKQEITISFSGTAEHVLSRAIAHWDALYSTSPLSLFYKIVEQQKLILTLASRTHRSFALMLEGQARVLLETLNETGRLDIAETDLAVLMFSSTVSAFLIRAMDILPDEDGDAQQELEWQKERFIRRFCELYAPRKT; this is translated from the coding sequence ATGATTTTCATGAACACCCCAACAATCACTGGAGGCGGGTATCCGCCAATGAAGGAGAAACTCATTCTCGTCACACTTGACCTTGCTGCCCGCAAAGGATTGGATGTTACATCTCTTGCCGACATCGCCGATGCGGCAGGAATCCGCAAGGCGAGCATCTTCTCTCATTTTTCATCCAGGGAAGAACTGGTCGGCGAACTTTTCTCATACTGTTCTGCCCTTGCGTCGAAACAAGAGATTACCATTTCCTTTTCAGGGACGGCCGAGCATGTCCTCTCACGGGCGATTGCCCATTGGGACGCCCTTTATTCGACATCCCCCCTATCCCTTTTCTACAAGATTGTCGAACAACAGAAACTTATCCTTACCCTTGCTTCCCGCACCCATCGCTCCTTTGCCCTGATGCTTGAAGGACAGGCACGCGTATTGCTTGAGACTCTCAACGAAACCGGGAGGCTGGACATAGCCGAGACGGATCTGGCCGTCCTGATGTTTTCCAGTACCGTCTCCGCCTTCCTTATCCGGGCAATGGACATACTCCCTGATGAGGATGGGGATGCACAGCAGGAACTGGAATGGCAGAAAGAACGGTTCATCAGGAGGTTCTGCGAGCTGTATGCGCCACGAAAAACATGA
- the argS gene encoding arginine--tRNA ligase — MLEKVREDWKAVIAAQIGDMAREAGATGPKPADIIVQEPPRPDMGDLAFPLFAYAKLLRSAPPHIAALLKEKIEALPTRPAGELLVSGPYLNVKIDIPTIAAELSSMIAREGTSYGKGSAFDGKRVMVEFSCPNTNKPLHLGHLRNDSLGESVSRILKANGADVRKVNLINNRGVHICKSMLAYQKFGSGETPESTGIKGDKFVGNYYVRFAQWEKEDPSALEQAQEMLRAWEAGEPETLALWERMNAWTLDGLAQTYRKTGIDFDAYYYESNTYKLGKDIILAGLEKGVFQRDSDGSVWMDLSDIKLDRKVLLRSDGTSLYMTQDIGTAVQRHEDWPFDSLIYVVASEQQYHFRVLFHVLEKLGYSWAPTLYHLSYGMVNLPEGKMKSREGTVVDADDLIDNLTALAKEEIISKGRENDVDDINATAASIALGALNYYLLQVTPSKDMIFNPKDSISFNGNTGPYLQYMGARISSMMRKWEDMREDFKDVPFDPSVLILDDERELVRSLAAYPEVVGKAGEGKDPSVLTAYLYDLSRTFSRWYHDNPVLKADSKSLVCARVELSSMVLYVLKNAFYLIGVPFLEKM; from the coding sequence ATGTTGGAGAAAGTCAGGGAAGATTGGAAGGCGGTCATTGCCGCGCAGATAGGGGACATGGCACGTGAGGCGGGAGCCACAGGTCCGAAACCCGCCGACATCATAGTGCAGGAGCCTCCGCGACCGGACATGGGCGACCTTGCTTTCCCGCTTTTCGCCTATGCCAAACTCTTGCGTTCCGCTCCTCCTCACATTGCCGCCCTCCTGAAGGAAAAGATTGAAGCCTTGCCGACACGTCCAGCGGGAGAACTGCTGGTCAGCGGCCCTTATCTCAACGTAAAGATTGACATACCGACCATTGCCGCCGAACTTTCCTCCATGATTGCCCGTGAAGGAACCTCCTATGGAAAGGGTTCCGCTTTTGACGGCAAGCGCGTCATGGTCGAGTTCTCCTGCCCCAATACAAACAAACCCCTTCATCTGGGACACCTGCGCAATGACAGCCTGGGAGAAAGCGTCAGCCGTATCCTGAAAGCCAATGGCGCAGATGTGCGTAAGGTGAACCTGATTAACAACCGCGGGGTGCATATCTGCAAGTCCATGCTCGCCTATCAGAAATTCGGTTCCGGCGAAACACCAGAAAGTACGGGCATCAAGGGAGACAAGTTCGTCGGAAACTATTATGTCCGCTTTGCCCAGTGGGAAAAAGAAGACCCCTCTGCGTTGGAACAAGCGCAGGAAATGCTCCGCGCATGGGAGGCGGGTGAGCCGGAAACCCTTGCCCTGTGGGAGAGGATGAACGCTTGGACGCTCGACGGATTGGCACAGACGTATCGCAAGACAGGCATTGACTTCGATGCGTATTATTATGAAAGCAATACCTACAAACTGGGCAAGGACATCATCCTGGCCGGTCTGGAAAAAGGCGTCTTCCAACGGGATTCTGATGGTTCCGTATGGATGGATTTGAGCGATATCAAACTTGACAGGAAAGTCCTTCTCCGTAGCGATGGCACCAGCCTGTACATGACACAGGATATCGGGACAGCAGTCCAGCGGCATGAAGACTGGCCGTTCGACTCCTTGATCTATGTCGTAGCGAGCGAACAACAATACCATTTCCGCGTCCTTTTCCATGTGCTGGAAAAGCTCGGTTATTCATGGGCACCCACACTCTATCATTTGTCCTACGGCATGGTGAACCTTCCGGAAGGCAAGATGAAAAGCAGAGAGGGGACTGTCGTGGACGCTGACGACTTGATTGACAACCTGACCGCGCTGGCAAAAGAGGAAATCATCTCAAAAGGACGGGAGAACGATGTTGATGATATCAATGCCACGGCAGCTTCCATCGCCCTCGGCGCGTTGAACTACTACCTTCTTCAAGTCACTCCCTCAAAGGACATGATTTTCAATCCCAAGGATTCCATTTCCTTCAACGGGAATACAGGGCCGTACCTCCAGTATATGGGAGCCCGCATCTCCAGCATGATGCGCAAATGGGAGGACATGCGGGAGGATTTCAAGGATGTTCCTTTCGACCCGTCTGTCCTGATACTTGATGATGAACGTGAACTCGTGCGTTCTCTTGCGGCATATCCCGAAGTGGTCGGCAAAGCTGGGGAGGGCAAGGATCCCTCCGTCCTTACTGCCTATCTTTATGACCTTTCACGGACTTTCAGTCGCTGGTATCATGACAATCCTGTCCTCAAGGCTGATTCCAAAAGCCTTGTCTGTGCCAGGGTGGAACTTAGTTCCATGGTTCTGTACGTCCTGAAGAATGCGTTCTATTTGATTGGCGTGCCGTTCCTGGAGAAAATGTAG
- a CDS encoding biotin--[acetyl-CoA-carboxylase] ligase produces MGIKEDVVTVLERNKGTPVSGETIASALGVSRAAVWKSVKELQSFGVPISASTNKGYTLDEAADILSRASLSAYVDSPLISLLEFHDEIGSTNQRAKTLAVDGASHGTTVVARTQSGGRGRRGRAFASPEGGIYLSIVLRPERMAPGVVPVLITTAAAVAVARAVERVCHLRLDIKWVNDLFLNGRKVCGILTEGIADMENGGVSALVVGIGINFSTPVEAYPEDIRHMVRSLFPGEDKVPAGQSRAMLAAAIMKEVIDCASHLGDDAIWTEYRDRCFLLGKKIRVEGNSPHAAVAEDIDRDFHLHVRLPDGSREVLAAGEVSIRFDA; encoded by the coding sequence ATGGGAATCAAGGAAGATGTCGTGACCGTATTGGAGCGGAACAAAGGGACTCCGGTTTCCGGAGAAACCATTGCCTCCGCTCTTGGTGTATCACGTGCTGCGGTATGGAAGTCTGTCAAAGAATTACAGAGCTTCGGTGTCCCCATTTCAGCTTCTACCAACAAAGGGTATACGCTTGATGAAGCCGCCGACATCCTGTCCAGGGCAAGCCTGTCCGCCTATGTCGATTCTCCTCTCATCTCCCTGCTTGAGTTCCATGATGAAATTGGCTCCACCAACCAGAGGGCGAAGACATTGGCAGTTGACGGTGCCTCTCACGGTACTACCGTGGTCGCCCGTACCCAGAGCGGAGGCCGAGGCAGACGCGGACGAGCCTTTGCATCGCCGGAAGGCGGCATCTATCTGAGCATCGTGCTGAGGCCGGAGCGCATGGCTCCAGGTGTCGTCCCGGTGCTGATTACTACAGCCGCCGCGGTTGCCGTCGCCCGTGCCGTGGAACGCGTCTGCCATCTGCGGCTGGACATCAAATGGGTCAACGACCTGTTCCTCAACGGAAGGAAAGTCTGCGGCATCCTGACCGAGGGCATCGCCGATATGGAGAACGGTGGCGTCAGCGCTCTTGTGGTAGGCATTGGAATCAACTTCTCGACACCCGTTGAAGCTTATCCGGAGGATATACGCCACATGGTTCGCTCTCTTTTTCCCGGAGAAGACAAAGTACCAGCCGGGCAGAGCAGGGCAATGCTTGCCGCTGCAATCATGAAAGAAGTCATCGATTGCGCTTCCCATCTGGGGGACGATGCTATCTGGACGGAATACCGTGACCGTTGTTTCCTGTTGGGCAAGAAAATCCGAGTGGAAGGCAACTCTCCCCATGCAGCGGTCGCCGAGGACATAGACAGGGATTTCCACCTTCATGTCCGTCTCCCTGATGGAAGCCGGGAAGTCCTTGCGGCGGGAGAAGTGAGCATCCGCTTTGATGCTTGA
- a CDS encoding biotin transporter BioY, which translates to MNSSRSVLVTALFAALIIVGAFLRIPLPPVPITLQTLMVLLAGLLLGWKLGLASVGIYLLLGLIGLPVFTTGGGYAAFFGPTGGFLVALLPAVTITGIGADAGWKHRDKNPWIFTASLILSSIMGTIVIYAIGVPWLKTSLGLSWQAALAGGMYPFLIGDTVKAIVAVMVALRLRERIMGILQRQTEIGDID; encoded by the coding sequence ATGAACTCATCACGCTCGGTATTGGTCACTGCGCTTTTCGCCGCGCTCATCATTGTCGGGGCATTTCTCAGGATTCCCCTGCCGCCCGTCCCCATCACCTTGCAAACCCTCATGGTTCTGTTGGCAGGATTGCTCCTTGGATGGAAGTTGGGGCTGGCTTCAGTGGGCATCTATCTTTTGTTGGGGCTCATCGGGCTTCCTGTGTTCACTACCGGCGGTGGATACGCCGCTTTCTTCGGACCGACAGGCGGTTTCCTTGTTGCCCTGCTCCCGGCTGTCACCATCACCGGCATAGGTGCTGACGCGGGCTGGAAACATCGGGATAAAAATCCTTGGATATTCACTGCCTCCCTTATTCTTTCATCAATCATGGGAACAATCGTCATCTACGCTATCGGCGTCCCGTGGCTCAAGACGAGTCTTGGTCTCAGCTGGCAGGCGGCTCTCGCGGGCGGGATGTATCCCTTCCTCATAGGCGACACAGTGAAAGCCATAGTCGCTGTCATGGTCGCCCTCAGGCTCAGAGAAAGGATCATGGGTATCCTGCAACGGCAGACAGAGATTGGAGACATCGACTGA